The genome window ATATACAAAATCCAAATCTTGCACAAAAATAGTTGCAAGTGCCACGAAGGTCGGTCAGCTCTTGAGAGGTTTATACTTATGTGACAACTAATTCTTAAAACCGTCAAATTATATATACAGACGACCTCCGTAGAAACCCCCTTTTTTCAATGTATATTAAAACGCACATATATGAAATAAGAGAGTGAAAGAAATTCGTTGCTttccaatgtttttttttacaagtAACTTACAAGTAACATGGTCTTTAATATGTTCTTGATTGTCTCAAGAGATGATTATCGAacaatggaccacaatgacctcatcccaatggcatagttcaataacctcagttaaataatcacagtgcaaaaattgaccttaagttgccgagtatgagtttttgtaccaacattttcaaaggtcattcgatgaatgtacaaatgtattgaggttaaagaactgtgtcccgatagatgagcatgttgtggatcctagtgtcaaaCAAGCGAAAAATGCgctcatttactgaaaacattgCCTCTggtactatagacgaatccaacgagccaagtcatggtcaggatttggtcggccattattgggtccccgcatacaccaaacaggtgttgtgagtgcccaattgggtggattaaacccgcttaaaatttgatgttggattcttttgtgttgtaaactgtcatcattcttttgtctacgtgtaacacgggtgaaagaatgcaatttaaaataccctccaaggccgcatcatttcacattttaagtGAGATAGAGCTGACGGACCCAGCTAATGGCTACCATTgatgtgtaggaatgcgtgaaattggattcgtctatactaccgTCAATGACCTCTTCCTATTTACAAACTATACCTCGGGGTTTTCTTTAAAAGATATCGTTTTACATGTCAACAGTAGTAATGTACTCACCTTTTACAAAAGTTTTGAAGAGTTTACTCTTCTGTGTGTCCCTTGTGATCTTCAAAGGTAGGCATGAGTGATGAATCATTGCATTTAAAGTTCAAATGAACAAAAACTGAAGTCTTTATGAAATATGtgtttcaaaattatgttttccAAGTGATgaaactttaacatgtttaaaatcttcTTTCCGTGATAGGCCCCGAATATGTATGTGATTTTGATGATAATGATAGTCCACTCTGCGATTACACTCAAGCAACTGATGATGACTTTGACTGGACTAGGCACAGTGGTAGTACACCATCGAGCATTACAGGCCCGGACGGGGACCACACAACTGGAAGTGAGTGCaacttaaaacaaaacaaaatgtccgGTTATCTACCGTATTTGTGGGTTTTGACAGACCACTATTATatatgtatactttgatcagctcgtaatcggcgggccttataacatcgcggattaatatcaaaatattttattttaagaattgtCTTCTGACatttcgccagaagcatcacgaattattaattcaagtcctatactttatctactttctttaacacacaaaatatagaccagacaggtcaactaatagcactcttaacggaggtctacttttcggcgtagaagaaatatcaaatttaacaattttgaagtctcaaaaatcacccaaattaatcagggttgccaaacccgcgaattggtagcccaattgggtgactttcgcAGATTTCCCCCCGACTTCCGACAATATCCTGTATCATAGAAACAGCTGGTAAAAAAATGGATGGCTTTTCGGCAAATCAGGTTCAAGGTAAGGCTAAGCATTTGCAAGTGTTGAAGGCCAGCATTTATTCAACTAAGGGCTGCGCAATTATTAATCATGAACCCTGCTCGGACCCTGTGAGAGGGTTTGTCTgatattgggtcactcatacaggtaaatatgtattgtttattcaactttaTGGTTAACATTAGCTGTATTTAGTGTTCAGATTTGGTTTTCCCAGCGACTTTATTTCCTGTCCCATAAAAACAGAATGGTTAGGCTAAGCATTTGGATGTCttgaaggcctacatttattcaactaaGGGGCTGTGAAACCGCGAAAGATGGGTGATCTACTAGCTACATGATGTGTGTAATTTTACATCAAAGATCTCACGGTCAGCATTAGAAACAAATACtgttcaaaatgaaacaaaacactGAAATTCATTGTTACTGTATCTGTGAACAGGGCCCATGTTCAACGTTAGTGTCCTATACAACTTCAATTTAACTCAAACACTGAAATTGCACCTGACCTTCTCAATTGTACTTTTAAATGACAATATCCTCTCACAtcactaatcacattaaatatatagaacattttataaaattatataaattatcaGTACCACAAAAGACGGTGACCGAGAAAgacggtgaccgcgaaagacggtgaccgcgaaagacgggtgaccgctagtttaacttaatcaatcaatcaatcaatcaatcatatttatttccatcaattaAATTCATAGCATTCATTTTCCTTGCAAAACCCTGCTCCAAGCAAATTAACCTTACTGCAACCGAATCTAAACAAGAGGCACTGATACCATGGAAGTACGTTTTCACAGAAATTCTCTTTCAACTGagcctcaatgggctattccatttgagatccacactacccctgtggaagattttggaaatgtgttccacagagggagtatgaattgtaAATGGCATTAGCACATTAGGTAGCTCTatgtgaatttcatacaccttctgagagagattcaacctgaatcttccacagagagcgGGTGAGTTTTCAATGGAGCTGCCTCATGTGCtaattccttttgaaattcatactccctctgttgaacatatttccaaaatcttccacaggggtagtgtggatttcaaatggaatagcccattgaggctCAGTTGAAAGAGAATTTCTGTGGAAACGTACTTCCATGGTATCAGTGCCTCTTGTTTAGATTCCGTTGCAGTAAGGTTAATTTGCTTGGAGCAGGGTTTTGCAAGGAAAAAAGAATGCTATGAATTttattgatggaaataaatatgattgattgattgattgttaaaCTAGCGGTCActcgtctttcgcggtcaccgtcTTTCTCGGTCACACGCAATTTTGAATGATATGTTGACTTTGGAGTTACACTTTCTATTGTTCCTTGAACAGGTGGACACTACATCTATATCGAAACAAGTGACCCTAGAGTTGCTGGCGACACTGCCAGTTTGATAAGCCCTTTAATTCTTGGAAACACAGGAGGCAGTGATTGTAGAATAAATTTCTGGTGTCACATGTATGGGGTTGATATGGGAACATTGAGAGTATATGCAAAGACAGCTTCTGGAGGAGATACTGAGCTGTGGTCTGCATCGGGAAACCATGGGGATCAATGGGTCTTTACTTCTCTGTCACACTATATCCCACAAACGGACTTTAAGGTCAGATAAGAATCAAAATAATATACCttgtttttttgaagatatttgaaaaaatattagattttttaattaaagTAATCATCGACAAGTGGTGGAACACCCTGAATAGGCCAAACGAGATTTAAACAGACTTGACATGAAGTATgcaatattttttcgcaaaattccaagtctggaaggggtctgattttgtgggtaaaatttccgaatttTAGCAATATTATTCAATTGCTACTTGACTTTATCTAAACAAACATAATCTAATTGTGTCAGACCATTTTGATCCAAACAAGCATAACCCAATTACGACATTTCCTGGGCAAGGGAAacgtcgcacaccgacatcgcctggctaataattacttggtgcagcagagatactaaaataaatacccgggatcgatacacgtgaattgctatgcacgattttgatatcagacgaaaatcttcggataccggggtagaaaatgatgaatatctcccgtaaatgatttcatctcaagaaaccagatctggtctcatacacttgaaaatacgtgttgaacagatatgatagtcgttagcttgcgtcttgagaaaaggccgtgcgtcttgattcaaaaactgaccaaaattctaattttatattgcgttggtcctgtatggactacagcgtgcaggctatagctgcactcactactcccgtgGAAGCAGTATAAaaatcgatgaccattgacctcaatgtcgtatacaagcttactcacacactagagaaatcaattacccggctattgtcagtagccttagtcaggtccctcgaatcattatgcgtctcaaaggtcggaacaaaatggccatgcatggctgtggattcaacctaccatggcgatttctgccatgaagatatcggggcgatgacactgtgcgtcgtACATGTTGTAGGAATGATTTGCCTTCAAGCACCGTGTATCTTCGCATCCGCAGATAACGCGGAATATTGTTTGGCGATGCATTTGCGAACTATAGAATTTGGAATGACCTTTTTTATGAGAATTAGGTTGTCTTGAAGTATTTTACCCCGGTGTTATACTTTTTGTTTAAATCTTATAATTTAAGCACGTTGTCACATAGGACTTGCACATGCGTACTGTGTTTCCACAG of Amphiura filiformis chromosome 14, Afil_fr2py, whole genome shotgun sequence contains these proteins:
- the LOC140170489 gene encoding MAM domain-containing glycosylphosphatidylinositol anchor protein 2-like, with the translated sequence MYSPFTKVLKSLLFCVSLVIFKGPEYVCDFDDNDSPLCDYTQATDDDFDWTRHSGSTPSSITGPDGDHTTGSGHYIYIETSDPRVAGDTASLISPLILGNTGGSDCRINFWCHMYGVDMGTLRVYAKTASGGDTELWSASGNHGDQWVFTSLSHYIPQTDFKVAFVGVRGPGYAGDIALDDIEISGCGFQGTTEPPELSTYPTTTIAGETPGLLKYDNVIITLFRAITMRRCVCAKPPPGDP